The following proteins are co-located in the Dromiciops gliroides isolate mDroGli1 chromosome 2, mDroGli1.pri, whole genome shotgun sequence genome:
- the LOC122742938 gene encoding ubiquitin-like protein FUBI, whose protein sequence is MQLFVRAQALHTLKVTGQETVAQIKAHVASLEGITPEDQVLLLGGSPLEDEAILGQCGLEPLSTLEVAGRMLGGKVHGSLDRAGKVRGQTPKVAKQEKKTGRAKRRMQYNRRFVNVVPTFGKKKGPNANS, encoded by the coding sequence ATGCAGCTGTTTGTCCGCGCGCAGGCTCTACACACCCTCAAGGTGACTGGGCAGGAGACCGTCGCCCAGATCAAGGCCCATGTGGCATCCCTAGAGGGCATCACCCCCGAGGATCAGGTCCTGCTTCTAGGTGGCTCCCCGCTGGAGGATGAAGCCATCTTGGGCCAGTGTGGGTTGGAGCCGCTGTCCACTCTGGAAGTGGCTGGCCGAATGCTAGGAGGTAAAGTCCATGGCTCTCTGGACCGAGCTGGAAAAGTGAGGGGTCAGACTCCCAAGGTGGCTAAGCAGGAGAAGAAGACAGGGCGGGCCAAGAGGAGGATGCAGTACAACAGACGATTTGTCAATGTGGTGCCCACCTTTGGCAAGAAGAAGGGCCCCAATGCCAACTCCTAG